The following coding sequences lie in one Cotesia glomerata isolate CgM1 linkage group LG5, MPM_Cglom_v2.3, whole genome shotgun sequence genomic window:
- the LOC123264898 gene encoding ubiquitin-associated protein 1: protein MARSSISSSDPVSSYMDGVNVKIAEAYKPPRKVTLPAAYNNKFPDITRYNYDFSVERSILNKLEEWRKARKENKEAREQRIEERKKREQEKEELTKSNSPSSPEVLPLPVKVAPAPKTTILTPQPLSPPCDLQDIDLNVKSNGLDYADFDNDTSSPFDNMELKTINDMEELAQVLQPTSQWVPPARIENILKELTLETKLNESNHHNDTDTINKLEDKNDNNNFESKRRNISIIVEELERELERSHMENWKPWPDLESPDLSNTNNKELVSQESTAITNVLSSLSSDEDRKLAKHLSDMGFPLSRAARAISDLGGKDNKKVVEYLLAVQCLEDMGLPGDDAEKALALNEYDQERAKKYHDNLSTLKDLGFSEDEASKALLNCDNDRDKALDYLCA, encoded by the exons ATGGCACGATCATCAATATCATCATCAGACCCGGTGTCATCATACATGGACGGTGTCAATGTCAAAATAGCAGAAGCTTATAAGCCTCCTAGGAAAGTAACACTCCCAGCAGCTTACAACAACAAATTTCCAGATATCACTcgttataattatgattttagcGTTGAAAGGTCTATTCTAAATAAG CTGGAAGAATGGCGGAAAGCGAggaaagaaaataaagaagCGCGAGAACAACGTATAGAAGAAAGGAAGAAACGCGAGCAAGAAAAAGAAGAACTGACTAAAAGTAACTCGCCGTCATCTCCAGAAGTACTTCCACTGCCAGTTAAAGTTGCTCCAGCACCCAAGACTACTATACTTACTCCCCAGCCGCTGTCTCCGCCCTGCGATCTCCAGGATATTGATCTTAATGTCAAGTCCAATGGGCTAGACTACGCGGACTTTGACAACGATACGTCTAGTCCTTTTGATAATATGGAATTGAAGACCATTAATGATATGGAGGAACTCGCTCag GTTTTACAACCAACATCACAGTGGGTACCACCAGCTCGAATAGAAAACATACTTAAAGAACTAACTTTAGAGACCAAACTTAATGAAAGCAATCATCACAACGACACGGACACTATCAACAAACTAGAAGATAAAAATGACAACAACAATTTTGAATCTAAAAGAAGAAACATTTCTATAATTGTCGAAGAATTAGAACGCGAGTTAGAGCGCTCACATATGgag aactGGAAACCCTGGCCAGACCTAGAGAGCCCGGATTTATCTAACACAAATAATAAAGAGTTGGTGAGCCAAGAATCAACAGCAATAACAAACGTCCTGTCCAGCTTATCATCAGACGAGGACAGGAAGCTAGCGAAGCACTTGAGCGACATGGGATTCCCGTTATCGCGCGCAGCGCGCGCGATCAGTGATCTCGGTGGTAAGGATAATAAGAAAGTTGTTGAATATTTACTAGCCGTCCAGTGCTTAGAGGACATGGGATTGCCCGGAGATGACGCTGAGAAAGCCCTGGCACTCAATGAGTACGACCAGGAGCGGGCTAAGAAGTATCACGATAACTTGTCTACTCTAAAAGATCTTGGATTTTCGGAGGACGAGGCTTCCAAGGCCCTGCTCAATTGTGATAACGACCGCGATAAAGCTCTAGATTACTTGTGTGCGTAG
- the LOC123264900 gene encoding leucine-rich repeat and IQ domain-containing protein 4-like yields MEELIEEIKSKKILHWNYRGFEELPSVLKHYGHEVCEIYLKENKLTCLPPWICDFSNITNLYLSGNKLGKFPEELSRMNRLLVIDLCDNNIEVLPHSIENLSSLRQLLLDDNYLNQLPLELLKLERLEILSLSRNNFITLPEWLGSLKKLDKLIVDNNNLEEIPNRLTLACSLTAISVKSNRLRYLPLNSFISPVNITFDCNPNVNYLSYPILCQLLELGWEDGKNCLINGCKLAMSVNKNIKLLVNLCRIKKDIIELPRQLFQVFGVDVKVPVSLWELSLRNLYKNKEDDFFDKYHTLKHDIFYNLLSNGPISICLNSHCQEPIFTEAWIVVGKSEECVFLVITLFCSQNCASIFDFQSHGIETLTWDYYNG; encoded by the exons aTGGAGGAATtgattgaagaaataaaaagtaagaaaATTCTCCACTGGAATTACCGAGGCTTTGAGGAACTGCCTTCAGTGCTTAAACATTACGGACATGAGGTCTGTGAGATCTATTTGAAGGAAAATAAATTGACATGTTTACCTCCTTGGATATGTGATTTTAGTAATATAACTAACTTGTACTTGTCCGGCAACAAGTTAGGTAAATTTCCAGAGGAATTGTCGAGGATGAATCGGTTGTTAGTTATCGATTTGtgtgataataatattgaggTACTGCCACAtagtattgaaaatttatcatcttTACGTCAGTTGTTActtgatgataattatttaaatcaattaccTCTAG aattattaaaactagAACGCttggaaattttatcattatcaagAAATAATTTCATCACATTACCAGAATGGCTGgggtcattaaaaaaattagataaattaatagtcgataataataacttaGAAGAGATACCAAATCGCCTGACACTAGCGTGTTCACTTACCGCAATCTCCGTTAAATCAAACAg ATTAAGATATTTACCTCTTAACTCGTTTATATCGCCCGTTAACATAACTTTCGACTGCAATCCGAATGTCAACTACTTATCGTACCCGATTTTGTGCCAACTCCTGGAGCTAGGTTGGGAAGACGGAAAAAATTGCTTGATCAATGG gtgCAAGCTGGCGATGAgcgtgaataaaaatattaaattgctGGTTAATTTATGTAGGATCAAGAAAGACATTATTGAATTACCCAGGCAACTTTTCCAGGTCTTTGGGGTTGATGTCAAAGTACCTGTGTCTTTATGGGAATTGTCCTTAAGGAATTTATACAAGAATAA agAAGATGATTTCTTCGATAAATATCACACATTAAAGCacgatattttttacaatttactaTCAAACGGGCCAATAAGCATCTGCTTAAACAGCCACTGCCAGGAACCTATTTTCACCGAAGCTTGGATCGTAGTTGGTAAAAGTGAGGAGTGTGTCTTTCTAGTCATCACACTGTTCTGTTCTCAAAA cTGTGCGAGCATTTTCGATTTCCAATCTCACGGAATAGAAACTCTGACTTGGGATTACTACAACGGTTAA